A portion of the Punica granatum isolate Tunisia-2019 chromosome 7, ASM765513v2, whole genome shotgun sequence genome contains these proteins:
- the LOC116215455 gene encoding protein BONZAI 3-like isoform X2: protein MAVVYLKKRDGRLEELGRTEVVLNSLDPAWIQKVSVSYQFEMVQNLVIHVYDVDTKYHNLPVKALNLKDQEFLGEATCVLSEIVTQRNCSLTINLQNKHGQVGPRNLGTLTVHAEEPVASKTVVNITFRCTNLDNKDLFSKSDPFLRISRIVETGNLVPICKTEVVNNNLNPIWRPISLSMRQFGSKENPLEIECFDFDSDGSHQFMGTLKKSIADLEKLHRDRTGANFVLPASLNRGREKVLKGQLFVEQFSEKPQFSFLDYISSGFELNFMVAVDFTASNGNPRSPDSLHYIDPSRRLNSYQQAIMDVGEVLQFYDSDRRFPAWGFGGRTYDGSVSHCFNLSPSGHEVEGVEGIMAAYSGAIHNVSLAGPTLFGQVINKAAEIAGQSLLDNNNKYYVLLIITDGVLTDLQETKDALVRASDLPLSVLIVGVGGADFKQMEILDADNGNRLESSTGRMATRDIVQFVPMREVYGGQISVVQALLEELPGQFLSYMRARDIKPLPHASGTTV, encoded by the exons ATGGCAGTTGTGTACCTAAAGAAAAGAGATGGGAGGCTCGAGGAACTTGGGCGGACAGAAGTTGTATTGAACAGTCTAGATCCTGCTTGGATCCAAAAGGTTTCTGTCTCCTATCAGTTTGAGATGGTTCAGAATTTAGT caTTCATGTGTATGATGTTGACACCAAGTATCACAACTTACCAGTGAAG GCTCTGAATCTGAAGGATCAAGAGTTTCTTGGAGAAGCTACCTGTGTGCTGTCCGAG ATAGTGACTCAACGAAATTGTAGTTTGACTATAAATTTGCAAAACAAGCATGGACAAGTTGGCCCTAGAAACCTGGGCACTCTTACCGTCCATGCCGAAGAGCCAGTTGCTTCAAAGACTGTTGTCAATATAACTTTTCGCTGTACCAATTTGGATAACAAAGACTTGTtttctaaaagt GATCCATTCTTGAGAATATCCAGAATAGTTGAGACAGGGAATTTGGTACCAATTTGCAAGACTGAAGTGGTGAATAATAACTTGAACCCAATTTGGAGGCCTATAAGTCTAAGCATGCGACAATTTGGAAGCAAG GAGAACCCCCTAGAGATTGAGtgctttgattttgattcaGATGGCAGTCATCAATTCATGGG TACACTCAAGAAATCTATAGCAGACCTCGAGAAACTTCACCGGGATAGGACTGGTGCAAACTTTGTTTTACCAGCTTCTTTGAACCGTGGGCGTGAAAAG GTTCTCAAAGGTCAGCTTTTTGTGGAGCAATTCAGTGAGAAGCCGCAGTTTAGCTTTCTGGATTACATATCGAGTGGATTTGAGCTCAATTTTATGGTTGCTGTTGATTTTACTG CTTCTAATGGAAATCCTCGAAGTCCTGATTCATTGCATTATATTGATCCTTCCAGGAGGTTGAATTCCTATCAGCAG GCTATAATGGACGTTGGAGAGGTCCTTCAGTTTTATGATTCTGACAGGCGCTTCCCTGCTTGGGGTTTTGGTGGAAGGACTTACGATGGCTCAGTGTCACACTGTTTTAACTTGAGTCCAAGTGGCCATGAG GTTGAAGGAGTCGAAGGCATCATGGCTGCTTATTCGGGTGCAATACACAATGTTTCCCTGGCGGGACCTACTTTGTTTGGTCAAGTCATCAACAAGGCTGCTGAAATTGCTGGGCAGTCCCTGTTAGACAACAACAATAAATATTATGTTCTGCTCATCATCACG GATGGAGTCCTTACTGACCTCCAAGAAACAAAGGATGCCTTAGTGAGGGCATCAGATCTTCCGCTCTCGGTACTTATAGTCGGAGTTGGCGGTGCTGACTTTAAGCAAATGGAG ATACTTGATGCGGATAATGGAAACCGATTGGAGAGCTCTACTGGTCGGATGGCGACGAGGGACATTGTGCAGTTTGTCCCAATGCGAGAAGTGTATG GTGGTCAGATATCCGTGGTGCAAGCTCTATTGGAGGAGTTGCCTGGTCAGTTCTTGAGTTACATGCGCGCTCGGGACATCAAACCGCTCCCTCACGCTTCTGGAACTACTGTTTGA
- the LOC116215455 gene encoding protein BONZAI 3-like isoform X1, whose protein sequence is MGACFSDVKGGMQAVGGTRYPPYGGGGSSSIIGGPNDAVDMFYRARCQQALCTPLELSMSASKLRDRDILSKSDPMAVVYLKKRDGRLEELGRTEVVLNSLDPAWIQKVSVSYQFEMVQNLVIHVYDVDTKYHNLPVKALNLKDQEFLGEATCVLSEIVTQRNCSLTINLQNKHGQVGPRNLGTLTVHAEEPVASKTVVNITFRCTNLDNKDLFSKSDPFLRISRIVETGNLVPICKTEVVNNNLNPIWRPISLSMRQFGSKENPLEIECFDFDSDGSHQFMGTLKKSIADLEKLHRDRTGANFVLPASLNRGREKVLKGQLFVEQFSEKPQFSFLDYISSGFELNFMVAVDFTASNGNPRSPDSLHYIDPSRRLNSYQQAIMDVGEVLQFYDSDRRFPAWGFGGRTYDGSVSHCFNLSPSGHEVEGVEGIMAAYSGAIHNVSLAGPTLFGQVINKAAEIAGQSLLDNNNKYYVLLIITDGVLTDLQETKDALVRASDLPLSVLIVGVGGADFKQMEILDADNGNRLESSTGRMATRDIVQFVPMREVYGGQISVVQALLEELPGQFLSYMRARDIKPLPHASGTTV, encoded by the exons ATGGGGGCATGCTTTTCGGATGTGAAAGGAGGAATGCAGGCGGTGGGAGGGACCCGTTACCCGCCCTATGGAGGCGGAGGAAGCTCGAGCATTATTGGTGGTCCCAACGACGCTGTTGACATGTTCTACCGAGCTCGATGTCAACAGGCGCTCTGCACTCCGCTCGAG TTGTCCATGTCTGCATCAAAGTTACGTGATCGTGACATCTTATCTAAG AGTGACCCCATGGCAGTTGTGTACCTAAAGAAAAGAGATGGGAGGCTCGAGGAACTTGGGCGGACAGAAGTTGTATTGAACAGTCTAGATCCTGCTTGGATCCAAAAGGTTTCTGTCTCCTATCAGTTTGAGATGGTTCAGAATTTAGT caTTCATGTGTATGATGTTGACACCAAGTATCACAACTTACCAGTGAAG GCTCTGAATCTGAAGGATCAAGAGTTTCTTGGAGAAGCTACCTGTGTGCTGTCCGAG ATAGTGACTCAACGAAATTGTAGTTTGACTATAAATTTGCAAAACAAGCATGGACAAGTTGGCCCTAGAAACCTGGGCACTCTTACCGTCCATGCCGAAGAGCCAGTTGCTTCAAAGACTGTTGTCAATATAACTTTTCGCTGTACCAATTTGGATAACAAAGACTTGTtttctaaaagt GATCCATTCTTGAGAATATCCAGAATAGTTGAGACAGGGAATTTGGTACCAATTTGCAAGACTGAAGTGGTGAATAATAACTTGAACCCAATTTGGAGGCCTATAAGTCTAAGCATGCGACAATTTGGAAGCAAG GAGAACCCCCTAGAGATTGAGtgctttgattttgattcaGATGGCAGTCATCAATTCATGGG TACACTCAAGAAATCTATAGCAGACCTCGAGAAACTTCACCGGGATAGGACTGGTGCAAACTTTGTTTTACCAGCTTCTTTGAACCGTGGGCGTGAAAAG GTTCTCAAAGGTCAGCTTTTTGTGGAGCAATTCAGTGAGAAGCCGCAGTTTAGCTTTCTGGATTACATATCGAGTGGATTTGAGCTCAATTTTATGGTTGCTGTTGATTTTACTG CTTCTAATGGAAATCCTCGAAGTCCTGATTCATTGCATTATATTGATCCTTCCAGGAGGTTGAATTCCTATCAGCAG GCTATAATGGACGTTGGAGAGGTCCTTCAGTTTTATGATTCTGACAGGCGCTTCCCTGCTTGGGGTTTTGGTGGAAGGACTTACGATGGCTCAGTGTCACACTGTTTTAACTTGAGTCCAAGTGGCCATGAG GTTGAAGGAGTCGAAGGCATCATGGCTGCTTATTCGGGTGCAATACACAATGTTTCCCTGGCGGGACCTACTTTGTTTGGTCAAGTCATCAACAAGGCTGCTGAAATTGCTGGGCAGTCCCTGTTAGACAACAACAATAAATATTATGTTCTGCTCATCATCACG GATGGAGTCCTTACTGACCTCCAAGAAACAAAGGATGCCTTAGTGAGGGCATCAGATCTTCCGCTCTCGGTACTTATAGTCGGAGTTGGCGGTGCTGACTTTAAGCAAATGGAG ATACTTGATGCGGATAATGGAAACCGATTGGAGAGCTCTACTGGTCGGATGGCGACGAGGGACATTGTGCAGTTTGTCCCAATGCGAGAAGTGTATG GTGGTCAGATATCCGTGGTGCAAGCTCTATTGGAGGAGTTGCCTGGTCAGTTCTTGAGTTACATGCGCGCTCGGGACATCAAACCGCTCCCTCACGCTTCTGGAACTACTGTTTGA